From Prionailurus viverrinus isolate Anna chromosome B2, UM_Priviv_1.0, whole genome shotgun sequence, the proteins below share one genomic window:
- the PSMB9 gene encoding proteasome subunit beta type-9 isoform X2: MLRSGEVHTGTTIMAVEFDGGVVVGSDSRVSVGKAVVNRVFNKLSPLHQHIYCALSGSAADAQAMVDMAAYQLELHGLELEERPLVLAAANVVRNISYKYREDLSAHLIVAGWDQRDGGQVYGTLGGMLTRQPFAIGGSGSTYIYGYVDAAYKPGMSPEECRCFTTKAIALAMNRDGSSGGVIYLATITAAGVDHQVILGNELPKFYDK, encoded by the exons ACGACCATCATGGCAGTGGAGTTCGACGGAGGTGTTGTGGTGGGTTCTGACTCCCGGGTGTCTGTAGG AAAGGCAGTGGTAAACCGAGTGTTTAACAAGCTGTCTCCACTACACCAACACATCTATTGTGCTCTCTCTGGTTCGGCTGCTGATGCCCAAGCCATGGTTGACATGGCCGCCTACCAACTGGAGCTCCATGG GTTGGAACTGGAAGAACGTCCGCTTGTTCTAGCTGCTGCCAACGTGGTAAggaatatttcttataaatatcgGGAGGACCTGTCTGCACATCTCATAGTAGCTGGCTGGGACCAACGTGACGGGGGCCAG GTGTACGGAACCCTGGGAGGAATGCTGACTCGGCAGCCCTTTGCCATCGGTGGCTCTGGCAGCACCTATATCTACGGTTATGTGGATGCGGCATATAAACCAGGCATGTCCCCTGAGGAGTGCAGATGTTTCACCACCAAAG CTATCGCTCTGGCCATGAACCGGGATGGCTCTAGTGGGGGTGTCATCTACCTGGCCACTATTACAGCTGCTGGTGTGGACCATCAAGTAATTTTGGGTAATGAGCTGCCGAAATTCTATGACAAGTGA
- the PSMB9 gene encoding proteasome subunit beta type-9 isoform X1: MLRSGEVHTGTTIMAVEFDGGVVVGSDSRVSVGRKAVVNRVFNKLSPLHQHIYCALSGSAADAQAMVDMAAYQLELHGLELEERPLVLAAANVVRNISYKYREDLSAHLIVAGWDQRDGGQVYGTLGGMLTRQPFAIGGSGSTYIYGYVDAAYKPGMSPEECRCFTTKAIALAMNRDGSSGGVIYLATITAAGVDHQVILGNELPKFYDK; the protein is encoded by the exons ACGACCATCATGGCAGTGGAGTTCGACGGAGGTGTTGTGGTGGGTTCTGACTCCCGGGTGTCTGTAGG CAGAAAGGCAGTGGTAAACCGAGTGTTTAACAAGCTGTCTCCACTACACCAACACATCTATTGTGCTCTCTCTGGTTCGGCTGCTGATGCCCAAGCCATGGTTGACATGGCCGCCTACCAACTGGAGCTCCATGG GTTGGAACTGGAAGAACGTCCGCTTGTTCTAGCTGCTGCCAACGTGGTAAggaatatttcttataaatatcgGGAGGACCTGTCTGCACATCTCATAGTAGCTGGCTGGGACCAACGTGACGGGGGCCAG GTGTACGGAACCCTGGGAGGAATGCTGACTCGGCAGCCCTTTGCCATCGGTGGCTCTGGCAGCACCTATATCTACGGTTATGTGGATGCGGCATATAAACCAGGCATGTCCCCTGAGGAGTGCAGATGTTTCACCACCAAAG CTATCGCTCTGGCCATGAACCGGGATGGCTCTAGTGGGGGTGTCATCTACCTGGCCACTATTACAGCTGCTGGTGTGGACCATCAAGTAATTTTGGGTAATGAGCTGCCGAAATTCTATGACAAGTGA